The sequence aagaaagaaaaaggcccaAACCTGGAAAGGTTTCTCAGCTAGAGGCGAAAGCGCTCCTCGGTTTGCCCTAGCCCTGTGTCGGGTCCGGAAGCGCGGTTCCCAGCAAGGGCCGGTGCAggttccctctcccctcccccggccTGCACTTGAGCTGGGTGCGAAGGAACAGTCCCTCCAAAACTccttagaaaataatataaccCTTCCAGACTGTTTACCATACTGTCCAGCTGCCCAGAAAGGTCCGACGCGTTTCCTGCACTCGTCCCAACTCAGCCCTGGCTTTCCTCCACCCGTGCTCTGAAGagctaaattattttattccGATTCTGGAAAGTTAATCTGTGATCTAAATAAATCACTTAGGGAAACGACCGGAAGCTGCGAAGGTAAATAACGCTCAAGCCAGTTACTtgcactgggttttttttctttttctttttctgataaggCCTTCTTCTCTTATTTATCTCCTTCCTTGTATACACCAGGCTCAGGAAAAGAGGGTTTAGGCCGGCAAGGGAGCTCAGTTTCATTTCGGGACGTATGGCAGGGCCTAGCATTTCGTCatcagatttttaaaggaaagttcaAATGTTTTTGTCACACATCAAACTTCCAGTAACTCCGTAAAAACTGTATTACCCCCACTGAGGTTCAGGTCTGCAAACTCTTTGGTCCGCAGATGTCCGAGAAGCCGTAAGTGAGCTCGCACTAAGCCCGGCTGCACCTGCGGAGGAGGGAGAGCGTCTACGCGCGTCTCGGAACTGCCGCACTGTACTTCCCGCGCTCCGCCGGCTAGCCGGCGAGCTGCCGCCAGCCACCCCCGCGTCGCTCGATCCCCCGCCCTCAGCCAATCGTGCGGGGGCCGGGAAGGATGGGCATCCCAACGTCTGAGGAAGCGGCCGCTCGAGTGACTAGTCGGGCCCCTGGCTCCCAGGAGAGGCCCGGACGCGCGCACACTCCGGGACCAGGGCGCTGGCGCTCCCGAGGCGGGGAGGAGGGTAGAGGGCGGAAGCGCGGAAGGCTTGCAAGCACACCCAAGAGCTGCAGACCCCGGGGCCCCATTGGGTGACTAGGGCGCGGGTGCCCACGTTGTGCGCGACCGCCTGGGCCACGACCGGAGCCCACGAGCTGGGTGCCCAGCCGAGTGAGGcagccgccaccgccgccgccgccacggaGCCTGGCGGGCGGCGCGGAGCCCCGGGGAGCTGGTTTTCCCGGGCGGGCACGTGATGGGGTTGGCAGCGCTCTGGCCGGGACTGGGAGGGGGAAGCGGCGAGCTGGAGGccgggggcgggcgggcggctgGCGCGCTGTGTACTTAGGTCGTGTGCTGGGGCTTTTCTCTCCCAGGAgccggcgggggaggggaggaggaggggccacCGCTCCGCCTTCTCCTTTTCGCAATGTTGACGCAATCTATAAATAGTGGAACAAAAGGACCAACTTCCTCGGAGCTTGCTGAAACTGCACAAAAAAATCGAGCTGGGGGGTTCCCTGGTCCCTGATGATGGGGCGGGGAGCGCGGcgccgggggagggggcgggcgcgGCAGCGCGGGCCCCGCCGAGGGGGGACACCTGGCTGAGCCACAGCCGCTGCCGCCGCGCCGCTCCGCGGGAACCAGGGCTCCGTTCCCTGCGCGGGCTCGAGAGCTCGCCCCGACCTGGGGGTCTTCCTTCTCTGCCGTTGACAGGTCAGTCTGCACCGCCCCTTTCAACACtgggttttcttttccctcccccaAGCCTCTACTTTTAGCAGGGAACCGAGGGGGAAAATAGAACGAGGCGCAGCAGTGACAGCCATCCAATCGGGAACCCCAGCAGTGCACGGCGGGGTGGCCGAGGGGGTTCAAGGAGGCATTCTGTGCTTGGCCCCTCGTCGTACAGCCAGCGGCCGCGCGGCGGCCCGAGACGAAGCCAGGCAGGACTTGCGTGCGCCGCCCAGGAGGCAGGGATAGTGGAGGCGGGAGCGCCGCGGAGGCGCGGGCCGCTGGGTAGGGGGTCGACGGCTGGCTCCCGGTTGCGGATCCcgccgcgggggggggggggtcaaccCCCAGCGGAGACGTGCCAAGACCAGGAGGCTGCTGAGCGCAACTCGCCCCCTCTGAGCTTGGACCTTGCGTCTCCGCCTCGTCCTGCGCCTGCTATGGGAGGGTTCAGCGGAGAAGCGCTGCCGCCGCACGCCACCGCGCACCCTGGCTCCGGCGTCCACGCATCCAGCGCGCTGGGAATTGGGGGATAGGTGAGGACCGAAGTCACGCTCTCTTCCAGGAGCCCGGACCTAAGCCGGAGCGCCAGCCGCGCCGCCGTGGCGGTTACACTGggcgcggggggagggggcggagctGGCGCTGTTGACAGCCGTGCTGGAGCGGGGAGGGCGAAAGTTGGAGAGAAGGGACTGGGGGAGGGAGCGCGCGCGCGGGATTCGGCGGGGAGTCGGGAGGGGGGGGTAGCGTCACGTGACAGGCAGACGCCCCCGCTACAGGCCGACAGTAGAGGTGACGTCACCATCCCCTGACTGCAGGGGGTGGCACTTCCGTTCCCTCCCCCAGatctgctcccccagcccccaaacagGCGGCTGCTGCCATTTCAAACGTGTGGGAGTGGGCGGAGGGGGGGACAGGGGTTTTCCTCAAGGCCTTAGCCCCTAACTGCTTCCCCAGCTGCCCAGAGTCCCGGGCCTATAACCTGAGCAGAACCCAAGGCCGCCCTCTCTGGACGCGCCTCTTTGTGTGAGCGGGCAGCCCTGGGCGGAGGCTGGTACCGGCCCCCTGCGGCTCCCAGCTCCGGAGGGGGCGGGGACAGTCCAGGAGCGGTCAAGGCCAAGTCCCGCTGTCTGAGAACGCCATCCGAGGTCCGACGTCTACGCCTGGCTGGGAAGAGGCGGCCTTGCCCACGTTCTTTGGGTGGTGGATGGTTGGGACCTGCTTATCTGCATAGGCCTAGAGGCTAACCTCATGGCTTCTGTAGGATTCTGTCACTATTCTGGAAGACGCGATCCCAGCAGTCGTTATAAGCTATTTGGGGAAACTCCGGGTTTTGGTGACTCAGCGCGGTAAGCGCTATTTATAAGTTGATGTGTTAGCTACAGGGAAATACTCTTCGTTGTGATCTGTCTATCCAAGGAGGGCAAAGAGCTCGGTTTTTGAGGCAACAATTAAGTgactttttgaaaaaggaaagggTTGACTTAAAGAAAGCGTGTGCTGTAGGCAGACTTAGAACACGGTTTATCTCAAAATTGAAACTTTTTCCTGGATAGATGGAGAATTTCAAGGACGCCTGATGGTAGACAGTCTTTTTAAGTGAGTTTCGTGAACCAAGGAGAAATAATTCAGGTAAATGACAGAGCAGTCCTAGTAGATCCCAGAATATCATAACTATGTTGTTTATTAATTGCCGGAGTTGTTAAATACATAACACCATGTGGTGGCTGGGCATAAAGGAAAACTGGATGATGTTGAAAATTCGTATAGGATATTCTGTAGCAGGAAGGTGTGTGTTGTATTTATCATCAAAATTCTGCTGGCGATTATAAATAACATGTTTACCTCCCAAGAAAGTACTATAAAAATGTGTACCACAGCCTGGGGTTCTTCTGTGTATAAGTGCTGTACAAACAATTATCAGTCACTGCTTAACAGGTTTTACTTTacgatttattttcttttttcctacccgccccccccccccccgccccactcccaCCCTAGTTTGGAAATCCAGGGGGTAGATGctaagagaaaaagcaaatgctAGACTGGCTTCAGGGAGGCAAGAGTTCACATCCAGTTTGCTTATCCTGAATAGCTTTCTGTAGGTGGCATGACCTGAGGTGCTTCGTAAAGAAGGCAGATTCCTAGATGGGCAAAAGTTAGGTCagctaagaaaaaggaaagggctgAGCAAGCAAAGCAACCTGTAGTGAAGAACTGCTGTGAGGTAAATTTAAGTGGGATGTGAGGAGGatgaagagaagggagagaaaggaggctgGACGGATGGCCAATCCATATAGGACTTCGAAGTCCATGCTGGGGAGCTTACATTTTAGCCTGAGACCTACACGGTTTTAGCCTTTTGAGAACCTAGGGAAAGCAATCTAGtcttttttccaggaaaaaaaaaaaaatgcacctacAGACCTCTACTACAATTTTGCATACCATTTCAAGGATTTACTCTGTGAGAAAGACTTTTGGGCCTCAGGATTAAAACCTATGGGAAAGGGAAAcctatgaaagttttttttttttttttttttttaagggaatgcATGGTCAGGTATGAAAAGATTATaggtctttgaaaatattataccaGTTGGGGTCCTGGAGGCTGTAAGATGGAATGTAAAATAGCCTGTTATCTAAGAATTGATTAGGACCACTTCTGTGTACCTAGTAGCAGTGGGGATAGAAGAAAATGGATTCAAGAAAGGTAATTTAAAAGAGTCAGTGGAATGAGAAAGTGAccggctggggggggggcggggccaaGGCGAGGGATCCACCCCTATTCTGGTCTGGGGTGTACACTGGGAGGAGATGTGAGTCTCTAGTTCAGGAGGAGGAACTAACTGTTTTGCTTCCTCGATAAGAAATGAAAACCTGTGGCTGGTTTGGTCTCTTTATGAGACTATGTAATCTTTCAGTGAAAAAGAAAGCACCTTTCCAAAGACTGTAATTCAGAAGGGGGATGAGGGCAGGAGAGGATTAAatcttgctttcttctcttttctaaaaacTAGGGATGcctaaggaagaagaaaaggagagatggagagaatcAGGCTTTCTTTTCCCCCTGCTCAGTCACTAAGCCTTCAAGAAAAAGAACTTTGGCTAGAAAGGGTCCACATGATGGTGTTTTTTGTTCCCAATGGCACTTCAAAACTGCACTTAATCATCCACAGTTAGTACTAGGAGGTGCTAAGATTTCAGTCTAGCTAGGGAAACAAGGAGTAGTGGAGGGAAAGGGTTCCTAGTTAACAGCTAACCAGAGCTAGAAATTTAATTGAAGCCAGGACTGATGTACACAACAAACCACCCCAagaacttagtggtttaaaataataacagtgtTACTGGCTCATGAAAATGCGCACTGGGTAGGGCTCTGCAGGGACAGCTTGTTTCTAGTCCCCTGGGAGGCAGCTGGGGCTGCTCATTGGCTGGAGGCTTGCATCATCTGAAGACCTGTTCACTTACTTAACAATCTGTACTGATGGGTGGCTGGGACTTTAGCTGGGGCTTTCAGCCAGAACACCTGTCTCTCCTTGTAGCCTGGGCTTCCTTACAACAGAGCTCTGGGTTCCAAGGGTCCCAAGACGCCCAAGCCTGAGAGCCAGGTAAAGCTGTTATCACGTAGGACCTAATCTTAGAAGTCTGGAACAGCCTATCCATCACATTCTGTTCTTTAGAGGCATATCACTAGTGCCATACAGATTCTAGACAGAGGAGTTAGATTCTGTCTTTTAATGGAAAGAGTGTCACAGAATTTGCAATGTGTTTAAAATCACCACACATGTTAAGATAAATAGATTATAAACAGTATtttgtacatgaaaaaatgcttaaacctaaaaaaatcttctttttgaTATTAGAATGGAATATAAAACCCCACACATTTTACTGGTCCAGCAAAGCTAATCATGAGCCAATCTAGGTGGGCAGTCTCATAatcttcccttcttctccctcaggaccattccctcccctccaggTCAGGCCACTCATACACAGACACCTCTCTCTCCCAAGCTAGATGGGAAACCTACAGAGGCTGTACCTTCAAGCAGATGATCAGGTcctaaaagtttttttcattCCCTCCTTGAATTGTCACTGATTTTGGACCTCACTAGATCATTGGCAATGCCACAAAATGACTTCTCaaagttaaaaagcaaaatgctAAGGAGATTATTGTTCCAATAAGTAATTTCATAATAAATCCATGttacataattaaaatggtatttcTAAAAAAGGTCTATATCTTTTCAGATGTCAGGATCTCATCTCGACTTTACTTGGGCTTGTTTTTCATAAAACTCAGTAATTCTAAAGTGATGGCTGAGACTTTAGGTATTTATAAGAATTTGCATGTTTCTTTGAGGTGATATAACACTTGATTACCATACAAATTCTGAATGACTCTTCTCCCACTTTTACAATGcacaatgcattatttttctttaaaactagtACACATTGTTATTTGGTTGGTAAAGGGGCTCAAGAGTTCTCTCTCTAGGGAAGTGAAAATACTACCTTTTTTTGTGTAGTTGAgattaatcttttcttttaacccagtatcttttaaaattctcccagagctgatattattataatttatacatCTTTGATGTTCCCTTAGAAACTTCCTTTATGATTTAGAGACAGAAATAGTGCTGAagtcattttaataattcatACTCTCCTAAAGGCTGTGCTTTATACATGTTGGTAATTTTGCATAATTATAGTTACATTGAGTTGAAATCACACTGTGAATTCATGCTATAGAGTACAGGTTTTAAAATAAGAGCATCTAAGTAATGAACAAATGTACATTTATGaaccctttttgtgtgtgtatttctcgATGATTTTTTGAGGTAGCaagcttccttaaaaaataaaatgaattaagtatatctttgtttttaaaatttcttatcaagcaatgattttttaaaatactgacagTGTTCACTTTAAACTAATAGACTTTGTTATCAAGCCCCAAACTGTTCGTAGTTCTCAGTGACTTCATAGCTACCATGGAGGCAGCCCAAAGGAGCTtaagaaaacacttttaaattacGTAATGCAGTTCTCAAGGAGGAACAACTCCAGCCAAACTGTGCCATATAGTTTTACAGATGCTATTTTTCTGTATGCCAAAATGCTTATTACCCTATCTATAGAATGACTTCATAGCAAAGATAACATGAAAGAAAGTTGGAAATAGGCCAGTATGCTTCTAGTCCTCTTGAATGAAGGCAGCGctgaagaaattatttcaaagtagTTATCTAGTGAACGTTTTTCTTAACCTTATAAACTAAGCATTTTGAAACATTTTGGAAAGTGCTATAGTGATAATGACACAATAAGCAATAAAATCAGTatgatttcaataaataaattcaataaatataacATTGCTGGCTGATAGCAATAATGCTCTACTACTACATTAAGAATTGAGTACAATCTTctattttattaagtaaaataatttggatcttttttaatgttacttttcTTCACCTTTCCATGTGttcaaaagataatttattttaaaagaaatgttgccaaagccaattaaaaatatgcatttcttcAATGTCTGGGCAAGGCTCTGTTAAGCATCATGGAGAAAACAAAGAACTTTAAGTCCTTGAAATAGTAAAGTTATTAATATGAGTGTATGAGCAAAACTGCAAGTTTGTCGCACTAAATTATAGAAAGTCTCCCCAAAGACTGACAGATACTGAAAATAAGTGCTAATAACTAGTGTTTCTAAGAATGCAATGAAATTTGCAAACTCATCTATTACTGTATTACCTACCTTTCTGGAGTCTTCCAAACGTATCTTTGATACAGTAGTTTCACTTCCAGGAACCAatcctaaaaaaataatcaaatatgaaAAGATTTATATATGGCCATTATAACATCTATAGAGAGAAGACAATCTGAATGGTCAATAGTGAAGGAGTGATTAAATAAACCATGGTACATCAATCTAATGGAATTTTTGCAAccactaaaaatatttaatgccacagagaaatattaatatttaattttatgtacaGATAAAGCTTTTAGATTATAAAactatttctcatttatttatatgcataGAAGAAGGGTGGTAGAAAAACATACCAAAGTGTGCTATGTAATTATggtaatttttacctttttcatattttctaaaatgagcatatattattttatcagaaaaaaaatcattaaaatattcccCAAATATGTAAATCAAATGACATATATTCTTAAAACACTGAGATATTTAATAGAGTAATagaatatattactttttatatgGCATCTCTTTATTTTGCATTCTGATAAAAATATCTGCCAGTGAAtaatcttattttctaaaattagataaGGTATATTGGCAAGTACAGAGTATTAAGTGAAGTGTAAAGTTTGAAGGGGAACCTTGGGTGGAAAAGTTGA is a genomic window of Phacochoerus africanus isolate WHEZ1 chromosome 13, ROS_Pafr_v1, whole genome shotgun sequence containing:
- the LOC125113236 gene encoding basic proline-rich protein-like, giving the protein MVTSPLLSACSGGVCLSRDATPPSRLPAESRARAPSPSPFSPTFALPAPARLSTAPAPPPPPAPSVTATAARLALRLRSGLLEESVTSVLTYPPIPSALDAWTPEPGCAQAQDEAETQGPSSEGASCAQQPPGLGTSPLGVDPPPPAAGSATGSQPSTPYPAARASAALPPPLSLPPGRRTQVLPGFVSGRRAAAGCTTRGQAQNASLNPLGHPAVHCWGSRLDGCHCCASFYFPPRFPAKSRGLGEGKENPVLKGAVQTDLSTAEKEDPQVGASSRARAGNGALVPAERRGGSGCGSARCPPSAGPALPRPPPPPAPRSPPHHQGPGNPPARFFCAVSEKAERWPLLLPSPAGSWERKAPAHDLSTQRASRPPAPGLQLAASPSQSRPERCQPHHVPARENQLPGAPRRPPGSVAAAAVAAASLGWAPSSWAPVVAQAVAHNVGTRALVTQWGPGVCSSWVCLQAFRASALYPPPRLGSASALVPECARVRASPGSQGPD